One segment of Paenibacillus rhizovicinus DNA contains the following:
- the dnaK gene encoding molecular chaperone DnaK, which translates to MSKVIGIDLGTTNSCVAVMEGGEAVVIPNPEGNRTTPSVVGFKKDGERIVGESAKRQAITNPDRTIMSIKRHMGTNHKEVIDGKDFSAQEISAIILQKLKSDAEAYLGQTVTQAVITVPAYFNDSQRQATKDAGKIAGLEVLRIVNEPTAAALAYGLEKSEDQTILVYDLGGGTFDVSILELGDGFFEVKATSGDNRLGGDDFDQVIIDYLVSEFKKEQGVDLSKDKAAVQRLKDAAEKAKKELSGVLTSTISLPFITMVDGVPQHLELSLSRAKFEELSAGLVERTLGPTRQALSDSGISPSEIDKVVLVGGSTRIPAVQEAVKKLIGKEPHKGVNPDEVVALGAAVQAGVLTGDVKDVVLLDVTPLSLGIETAGGVFTKMIDRNTTIPTSKSQVYSTYADNQPSVEIHVLQGERQMAAGNKTLGRFTLGDIPLAPRGVPQIEVTFDIDANGIVNVSALDKGTGKSQKITITSSGGLSDEEIDRMMKDAELNAEEDRKRRELVEAKNSADQLVYSVDKTIKDLGDKVDAGEIAKANDAKEKVTAALATDDVEQINTAAQELTEIIQQLSVKLYEQAQAAGGADGAGPEAGGPQGGKDNVVDADYEVVDDKK; encoded by the coding sequence ATGAGTAAAGTAATCGGTATCGACCTTGGAACAACGAACTCTTGCGTAGCGGTTATGGAGGGCGGCGAAGCCGTCGTTATTCCGAATCCGGAAGGCAACCGCACGACCCCGTCCGTCGTGGGCTTCAAGAAAGACGGCGAGCGCATCGTCGGCGAATCCGCTAAGCGTCAAGCAATCACGAACCCTGACCGCACGATCATGTCGATCAAGCGCCACATGGGCACGAACCACAAAGAAGTCATCGACGGCAAAGACTTCTCGGCACAAGAAATTTCCGCTATCATCCTGCAAAAGCTGAAATCCGATGCGGAAGCGTACCTGGGCCAAACCGTTACGCAGGCCGTTATCACGGTTCCTGCTTACTTCAACGACAGCCAGCGTCAAGCGACGAAAGATGCCGGCAAAATAGCAGGCCTGGAAGTGCTGCGTATCGTCAACGAGCCTACGGCTGCCGCCCTGGCATACGGCCTCGAGAAATCCGAAGACCAAACGATCCTCGTCTATGACCTTGGCGGCGGTACGTTCGACGTATCCATCCTCGAGCTGGGCGACGGCTTCTTCGAAGTAAAAGCAACGAGCGGCGACAACCGTCTCGGCGGCGACGACTTCGACCAAGTGATCATCGACTACCTCGTGTCCGAGTTCAAGAAAGAACAAGGCGTAGACCTTTCCAAAGACAAAGCAGCCGTTCAACGTTTGAAAGATGCTGCCGAGAAAGCGAAGAAAGAACTGTCCGGCGTCTTGACGTCGACGATTTCCCTGCCGTTCATTACGATGGTAGACGGCGTTCCCCAGCATTTGGAGCTCAGCCTGTCCCGCGCTAAATTCGAAGAGCTGTCCGCGGGTCTCGTAGAACGCACGCTCGGCCCGACTCGCCAAGCGCTCAGCGATTCCGGCATTTCGCCAAGCGAAATCGATAAAGTCGTCCTGGTCGGCGGTTCGACGCGTATTCCTGCCGTACAGGAAGCCGTTAAGAAACTGATCGGCAAAGAGCCGCACAAAGGCGTTAACCCGGATGAAGTCGTTGCGCTCGGCGCAGCGGTTCAAGCAGGCGTACTGACCGGCGACGTGAAAGACGTTGTATTGCTCGACGTAACGCCGCTGTCCCTCGGTATCGAAACAGCAGGCGGCGTGTTCACGAAGATGATCGATCGCAATACGACGATCCCGACGAGCAAATCGCAAGTGTACTCGACGTACGCGGACAATCAGCCGAGCGTTGAAATCCACGTCCTGCAAGGCGAGCGTCAAATGGCTGCCGGCAACAAAACGCTGGGCCGCTTCACGCTGGGCGACATTCCGCTGGCACCGCGCGGCGTACCGCAAATCGAAGTTACGTTCGATATCGATGCGAACGGTATCGTTAACGTATCGGCGCTGGATAAAGGCACGGGCAAGAGCCAAAAAATTACGATTACATCTTCTGGCGGCTTGTCGGATGAAGAAATCGATCGTATGATGAAAGATGCCGAGTTGAACGCGGAAGAAGACCGCAAGCGCCGCGAGCTGGTCGAAGCGAAGAACAGCGCGGATCAACTGGTGTATTCCGTCGACAAAACGATCAAAGATCTTGGCGACAAAGTAGACGCCGGCGAAATCGCGAAAGCGAACGATGCGAAAGAAAAAGTAACCGCAGCGCTCGCAACCGACGACGTGGAGCAAATCAATACGGCGGCGCAAGAGCTGACGGAAATCATCCAACAGCTTTCCGTGAAGCTGTATGAGCAGGCGCAAGCTGCT
- the grpE gene encoding nucleotide exchange factor GrpE — translation MNEQHTDEEHKQEMDQASNEEQENVNEQSAFEGEASEGTEEDGRIAELTRQADENQQRYLRVQADFDNFRRRTMKEREELAQYASMKLIGQLLPVVDNFGRAVEAAKAGGDVESFSKGVDMIFRQLEGVLDAEGLKPMEAVGQPFNPDFHQAIMTVESDEYEEGIVVEEVQKGFMLKDKVLRPAMVKVSG, via the coding sequence GTGAATGAACAACATACAGATGAAGAACATAAGCAAGAAATGGACCAGGCGTCGAACGAAGAACAGGAAAACGTAAACGAACAATCCGCGTTTGAAGGCGAAGCGTCTGAAGGCACGGAAGAAGACGGCAGAATCGCCGAGCTGACGCGTCAAGCGGACGAGAACCAACAACGATACTTGCGCGTGCAAGCCGATTTCGATAATTTCCGCCGCCGTACGATGAAAGAACGCGAAGAGCTAGCGCAATACGCGTCCATGAAACTGATCGGGCAGCTGCTGCCCGTCGTCGACAACTTCGGCCGCGCCGTTGAAGCCGCGAAAGCGGGCGGCGACGTCGAATCGTTCTCCAAAGGCGTGGACATGATCTTCCGCCAATTGGAAGGCGTGCTGGATGCGGAAGGCTTGAAACCGATGGAAGCCGTCGGCCAGCCGTTCAATCCTGATTTCCACCAAGCGATCATGACGGTGGAATCCGACGAATACGAAGAAGGCATTGTCGTCGAAGAAGTGCAAAAAGGCTTCATGCTGAAGGATAAAGTGCTGCGTCCCGCGATGGTGAAAGTCAGCGGTTAA
- the hrcA gene encoding heat-inducible transcriptional repressor HrcA: MLTERQRMILNVIIDDYIRSAEPIGSRSISKRSDVSFSPATIRNEMADLEELGFLEQPHTSAGRIPSIKGYRYYVDHLVRLGEVKEEEKQLVRSFVTEKMNQMEQIIQHAAMILSNMTNYTSILLGPETFTTSLKHFQLVPLTQDTAVAIIVTNTGHVENRTISLPEDMNMEEMQQAVNILNAKLVDVPLVRLKSKLYSEVGQELGRYADQFERLLGILDQTLASENDQRVFMSGTTNMLTQPEFKDVDKVKTLLDLLDETPTIMQMFNALPSGIQVRIGTENTHEAINNCSLITATYSVEGKSLGTIGILGPTRMDYGRVISLLDILSKNMAVLLGRWYK; this comes from the coding sequence ATGTTAACCGAGCGGCAGCGAATGATTTTGAATGTCATCATAGACGATTATATCCGTTCTGCGGAACCGATCGGTTCACGCAGCATTTCGAAGCGCAGCGACGTCAGCTTCAGTCCGGCAACGATCCGCAACGAGATGGCTGATCTGGAGGAGCTTGGCTTCCTGGAGCAGCCCCATACTTCGGCAGGCCGCATCCCTTCGATCAAAGGCTACCGTTATTACGTCGATCATCTCGTCAGGCTTGGCGAAGTCAAAGAGGAAGAAAAGCAGCTGGTCCGTTCCTTCGTTACGGAGAAAATGAATCAGATGGAGCAAATTATCCAGCATGCCGCTATGATTCTGTCGAACATGACGAATTACACGAGCATTCTGCTCGGACCGGAGACGTTCACGACGTCGCTGAAGCATTTTCAGCTGGTACCGCTGACGCAAGACACGGCCGTGGCGATCATCGTCACCAATACCGGCCATGTCGAGAACCGGACCATCTCCCTCCCGGAAGACATGAACATGGAGGAGATGCAGCAGGCCGTTAACATTTTGAATGCCAAACTCGTTGACGTTCCGCTTGTCCGCCTGAAATCGAAATTGTATTCCGAAGTCGGCCAAGAGCTTGGCCGCTACGCAGATCAGTTTGAACGGCTGCTCGGTATTCTGGATCAAACGCTGGCGAGCGAGAACGATCAGCGCGTCTTCATGAGCGGCACGACGAACATGCTCACGCAGCCGGAATTCAAGGATGTCGACAAAGTGAAGACGCTTCTTGATCTGCTGGATGAAACGCCCACGATCATGCAGATGTTCAACGCGCTTCCAAGCGGCATTCAAGTCCGCATTGGAACAGAAAATACGCATGAAGCTATCAATAACTGCAGCCTCATTACGGCAACCTATTCCGTAGAGGGCAAGTCGCTGGGCACGATCGGCATTCTTGGACCTACAAGAATGGACTATGGAAGAGTAATCAGTCTGCTCGACATTCTATCCAAGAACATGGCTGTATTGCTGGGCCGCTGGTACAAGTGA
- a CDS encoding DNRLRE domain-containing protein — protein sequence MGANAGYYTSGQMPSYYIRDGGAGTTTNALIYFDLAGQIPAGATIDSATLSLYNTGNNAYIGGTVDLFRITDANNKGMWVEGNTSTAFDKTGAGWLRRAGTGDTVTTGWTNTSGSTIMDSVNGTASGNMTFATSAGWTSSTDIKSDIQAWANGSAVNQAWYMRVRSGTSINIQEVASNQYATAANRPKLTISYTTGTGSRPAGPTGYTFCANENQTCSFNGSASVAYGANGAFNYLTLTAGTPCTNAVFGDPLVGTAKACYYQTTTTPPPLSSVYLSAIQTYGNFETAGVDIKFKSLLSSETAKMFYKKTTDSTYKEGQPFTKYDGNHMARLYIACRLQNGDGSGSAWRMGRPSPELERACRLSELCLAL from the coding sequence ATGGGGGCGAACGCGGGCTATTATACGTCGGGTCAAATGCCGTCGTACTACATCAGGGACGGCGGAGCGGGAACGACGACAAACGCCTTGATTTATTTTGATTTGGCAGGACAGATCCCGGCAGGCGCAACGATCGATTCGGCGACGTTATCGCTATACAATACGGGCAATAATGCGTATATCGGGGGAACGGTCGATTTGTTCCGAATTACGGATGCAAACAACAAGGGCATGTGGGTCGAGGGCAACACCTCCACGGCCTTCGACAAGACAGGCGCAGGCTGGCTGAGACGCGCGGGCACGGGAGACACGGTAACGACCGGCTGGACGAATACGTCGGGCAGCACCATCATGGATTCCGTTAACGGAACGGCTTCCGGCAATATGACGTTCGCAACGAGCGCAGGCTGGACCTCGTCGACAGATATCAAATCCGATATTCAGGCATGGGCGAACGGCTCGGCGGTGAATCAAGCCTGGTATATGCGCGTGCGCAGCGGTACTTCCATCAACATCCAGGAAGTCGCAAGCAACCAATACGCAACGGCGGCCAATAGACCGAAGCTGACGATTTCTTACACGACCGGAACGGGTTCGAGGCCGGCCGGACCGACAGGCTACACCTTTTGCGCGAACGAAAATCAAACCTGCAGTTTCAACGGCAGCGCGAGCGTAGCGTATGGCGCGAACGGCGCCTTCAACTATTTGACGCTTACGGCGGGCACGCCTTGCACCAACGCCGTGTTCGGCGATCCGTTAGTGGGAACCGCGAAGGCTTGTTATTATCAGACGACGACAACGCCGCCTCCGCTTTCATCCGTATACTTGAGCGCCATTCAAACGTACGGGAATTTCGAGACGGCAGGCGTCGATATCAAATTCAAATCGCTGCTATCGTCGGAGACCGCGAAAATGTTCTATAAGAAAACGACCGACAGCACGTACAAAGAAGGTCAACCGTTCACGAAATACGACGGCAATCACATGGCGCGCCTATACATCGCTTGCCGCCTTCAGAACGGCGACGGGTCAGGAAGCGCATGGCGTATGGGGAGACCCTCTCCTGAACTTGAGCGCGCTTGCCGGTTATCCGAGCTATGCCTCGCTCTATAA
- a CDS encoding N-acetyltransferase, which yields MEAQAMEAVCRRATENDIETLADLIAGYAEKGIMLPRSRETLKRQIDTFVVAEVGEDVVGCGSLTRLGSDLVEIRSLGISEGYKGLGIGSKLVDQLIIEAKEQHIPKIMALTYEVHFFEKNGFTVVNKEIFPEKVWTDCVNCPKQHACDEIAVLRMLN from the coding sequence ATGGAGGCGCAAGCGATGGAAGCGGTATGCAGAAGAGCGACCGAGAACGATATCGAGACATTGGCGGATTTAATTGCCGGTTACGCTGAGAAAGGAATCATGCTGCCGCGATCACGCGAAACGCTGAAGCGCCAGATCGACACGTTCGTCGTCGCGGAAGTGGGAGAAGACGTCGTGGGCTGCGGCTCATTGACCCGGCTCGGCTCCGATTTGGTGGAAATCCGCTCGCTCGGCATTTCGGAAGGCTATAAAGGGCTCGGCATCGGCAGCAAGCTGGTGGACCAGTTGATTATCGAAGCGAAAGAACAGCATATACCGAAGATTATGGCATTGACCTACGAAGTGCATTTCTTCGAGAAGAACGGTTTTACCGTCGTAAACAAAGAGATTTTTCCCGAGAAGGTTTGGACGGATTGCGTGAACTGCCCGAAACAGCATGCCTGCGACGAAATCGCGGTTCTGAGAATGCTGAACTAA
- the hemW gene encoding radical SAM family heme chaperone HemW, which translates to MLTHAPRALYIHIPFCTNKCHYCDFTSYVLRGQPVDAYLDALEQEMVLTAEALPPEEIRTVFVGGGTPTVLTPPQMERFLTSVKRHFPIHPDAEFTMEANPGTTDLEKLQAMRAGGVNRISFGVQSFDNGLLERIGRIHNVDDVYRSIENARMAGFHNLSIDLMFGLPGQRVEQLSDSVAKALALDLPHYSLYGLKVEENTLFHALYERNELPLPPEEDELAMYMLLIDRLTGAGYNHYEISNFAKPGFESRHNITYWRNEPYYGLGAGAHGYARGERHVNIKGIQPYLDAASARLPRLETNAVSDEEAMEDFMMVGLRLLQGVRNDDFTAQFPGRTIESHFGEPLEKLLKQGLIEAVAGNGGGYRLSQQGIPLGNEVFGAFIS; encoded by the coding sequence ATGCTTACCCACGCGCCGAGGGCGCTTTATATTCATATCCCTTTCTGTACGAACAAGTGCCACTATTGCGATTTCACTTCTTACGTGCTGCGCGGGCAGCCCGTGGATGCGTATTTGGACGCGCTGGAGCAGGAGATGGTCCTGACCGCGGAGGCATTGCCGCCCGAAGAGATTCGGACCGTATTCGTTGGCGGCGGGACGCCGACGGTGCTTACGCCGCCGCAGATGGAACGGTTTCTGACTTCCGTGAAGCGGCATTTTCCGATCCATCCGGATGCGGAGTTCACGATGGAAGCGAACCCGGGCACGACGGATTTGGAGAAGCTGCAGGCGATGCGCGCCGGCGGCGTCAACCGGATCAGCTTCGGCGTGCAGTCGTTCGATAACGGCTTGCTGGAACGAATCGGGCGGATTCATAACGTGGATGACGTCTACCGCAGCATCGAGAACGCGCGAATGGCCGGGTTCCATAATCTGTCCATCGATTTGATGTTCGGTTTGCCGGGTCAGCGCGTAGAGCAGCTGTCGGACAGCGTGGCGAAGGCGCTTGCGCTGGATCTGCCCCACTACTCCCTCTACGGCCTGAAGGTCGAGGAGAATACGCTGTTCCATGCCTTGTACGAGCGCAATGAATTGCCGCTGCCTCCGGAGGAGGACGAGCTTGCGATGTACATGCTCCTGATCGATAGACTGACGGGGGCTGGCTACAACCATTATGAGATCAGCAACTTCGCCAAGCCGGGCTTCGAAAGCCGCCACAATATCACGTATTGGCGCAATGAGCCCTATTACGGATTGGGTGCCGGAGCGCATGGTTACGCCCGCGGAGAGCGGCATGTGAATATCAAAGGCATTCAGCCGTATTTGGACGCCGCGTCCGCGCGTCTGCCGCGTCTGGAAACGAACGCCGTTTCCGACGAGGAGGCGATGGAGGACTTCATGATGGTCGGCCTTCGTCTGCTGCAAGGGGTGCGCAATGACGATTTCACGGCGCAGTTTCCGGGCCGGACGATCGAAAGCCATTTCGGCGAACCGCTGGAAAAGCTCTTGAAACAAGGGCTGATCGAAGCCGTAGCGGGCAATGGCGGCGGTTATCGTTTGTCGCAGCAAGGCATCCCGCTAGGCAACGAAGTATTCGGCGCTTTTATAAGCTGA
- the lepA gene encoding translation elongation factor 4 produces the protein MADVRERQTRIRNFSIIAHIDHGKSTLADRILEFTGALSSREMQEQVLDQMDLERERGITIKLQAVRLGYKADNGEEYILNLIDTPGHVDFTYEVSRSLAACEGALLVVDAAQGIEAQTLANVYLALDNNLEIIPVLNKIDLPSAEPERVKQEIEDVIGLDASDAVHASAKAGIGIKEILEQVVTKVPAPTGNPDEPLKALIFDSHYDPYKGVIVYVRVIDGHIRAGKKIRFMATGAEFEVIEVGAFMPRMGIVDELSVGDVGFVVAGIKNVKDTRVGDTITDAKKPALEALPGYRKINPMVFCGLYPIETQDYNDLRDALEKLELNDASLRYEAESSTALGFGYRCGFLGLLHMEIIQERIEREFNIPLITTAPSVIYHVTLTNGEVLQIDNPSNYPDVSKIEYVEEPFVKAAIIVPNDYVGAIMELCQNKRGEFVNMEYLDTNRVTITYDMPLSEIVYDFFDQLKSSTKGYASFDYELSGYRQSKLVKMDIMLNNEQVDALSVIVHRDRAYHRGKIICEKLKELIPRQMFEVPVQASIGHKVIARETVKAMRKNVLAKCYGGDISRKRKLLDKQKEGKKRMKQVGSVEVPQEAFMAVLKIDED, from the coding sequence ATGGCGGACGTACGCGAAAGACAAACACGAATTAGAAACTTCTCCATCATTGCCCATATCGATCATGGGAAATCGACGCTGGCCGACCGGATTCTCGAATTTACCGGCGCGCTGTCGTCCCGCGAAATGCAGGAGCAAGTGCTTGACCAAATGGATTTGGAACGCGAGCGCGGCATTACCATAAAGCTGCAGGCCGTTCGTCTCGGTTATAAGGCCGACAACGGCGAGGAATATATTCTCAATCTGATCGATACGCCTGGACACGTCGACTTTACATACGAGGTTTCTCGTAGTCTCGCGGCTTGCGAAGGCGCGCTTCTCGTCGTCGACGCGGCGCAGGGCATCGAGGCGCAAACGCTTGCGAACGTCTATCTGGCGCTCGACAACAATCTCGAAATCATTCCGGTATTGAATAAAATCGATCTGCCGAGCGCGGAGCCGGAACGCGTCAAGCAAGAAATCGAAGACGTTATCGGCCTCGACGCCAGCGACGCGGTGCACGCCTCCGCCAAAGCCGGGATCGGCATCAAGGAAATTTTGGAACAGGTCGTGACGAAGGTTCCGGCGCCGACAGGCAATCCGGACGAGCCGCTCAAAGCGCTTATTTTCGATTCGCACTATGATCCGTACAAGGGCGTTATCGTCTACGTGCGCGTCATCGACGGCCATATCAGGGCGGGCAAGAAAATCCGTTTCATGGCTACGGGTGCGGAGTTCGAGGTTATCGAGGTCGGAGCGTTCATGCCGCGCATGGGCATCGTCGACGAGCTTTCCGTCGGGGACGTAGGTTTCGTCGTAGCCGGCATCAAGAACGTCAAGGATACGCGCGTCGGGGATACGATCACCGATGCGAAGAAGCCTGCGCTTGAAGCGCTGCCGGGTTACCGGAAGATCAACCCGATGGTATTCTGCGGTTTGTATCCGATCGAAACGCAGGATTACAACGATCTGCGCGATGCCTTGGAGAAGCTGGAGCTGAACGATGCGTCGCTGCGGTATGAAGCGGAATCTTCCACGGCGCTCGGCTTCGGCTATCGCTGCGGCTTCTTGGGCCTGCTGCACATGGAGATCATTCAAGAGCGGATCGAGCGCGAATTCAACATTCCGCTGATCACGACCGCGCCGAGCGTTATCTACCACGTAACGCTGACGAACGGCGAAGTGCTTCAGATCGACAATCCGTCCAACTATCCGGACGTCAGCAAGATCGAATATGTCGAAGAACCTTTCGTCAAAGCGGCCATCATCGTGCCGAACGATTACGTCGGCGCCATCATGGAGCTGTGCCAGAACAAACGCGGCGAGTTCGTGAACATGGAATATCTGGACACGAACCGCGTTACGATTACGTACGACATGCCGCTTTCGGAGATCGTATACGATTTCTTCGATCAGCTGAAGTCGAGCACCAAGGGCTACGCTTCCTTCGACTACGAGCTGTCGGGCTACCGTCAATCGAAGCTGGTCAAGATGGACATCATGCTCAACAACGAGCAGGTCGACGCCTTGTCCGTCATCGTCCACCGCGACCGCGCTTATCACCGCGGCAAGATCATTTGCGAGAAGCTGAAAGAACTGATTCCGCGCCAAATGTTCGAGGTGCCTGTACAGGCTTCCATCGGCCATAAAGTTATTGCGCGCGAAACGGTTAAAGCGATGCGCAAGAACGTCCTTGCCAAGTGTTACGGCGGCGACATCAGCCGTAAACGGAAGCTGCTGGACAAGCAGAAGGAAGGCAAGAAGCGCATGAAGCAGGTCGGCAGCGTCGAGGTGCCGCAGGAAGCGTTCATGGCAGTATTGAAAATCGACGAGGATTAA
- the spoIIP gene encoding stage II sporulation protein P, whose amino-acid sequence MKRIIMTLNLGKSSLRLRQLLVAGRTFALLSLGSMVLVLVVGIGVIVQQQASTSPVSSMKGFAAAVGDGLFADMLAMEMPGTAKSDAKSSISGHRIGSFLVRLLTDINPDDPKSLLASQYPGLEGDKTTLLRGGTGTDASVEPEDDESIPDHAGEDGDAPDGMSDSDRPDHDPGDTGTADGGEDVTTPSDATPDDSSVDAPGNDGGGTDKPVPADPANPTTGGRKVVFIYHSHPRESWYPELASKKIPESSTKNITLLGKRLASQLSKSGIGALDSATDYPTAIKNYNWNLSYKYSKQSVLSALNSNKDLTYLFDIHRDSKRRKDTTVTINGQDYAKVFLIIGHANPYWEKNEAFASAINDQLDSKYPGLSHGIWAKTTASGNGEYNQSLSPDSVLIEVGGVDNTLAESYRTIDVLAKVISNLYWKDEKVSAPQTETK is encoded by the coding sequence ATGAAACGAATCATAATGACGCTCAATCTTGGCAAAAGCAGCCTGCGGCTCAGGCAGCTGCTCGTTGCCGGACGCACTTTCGCCCTGTTGTCATTAGGATCGATGGTCCTTGTCCTTGTCGTCGGAATCGGCGTGATCGTGCAGCAGCAAGCCTCGACTTCGCCGGTGTCATCCATGAAAGGCTTTGCGGCAGCGGTCGGAGACGGTTTATTCGCGGATATGCTCGCCATGGAGATGCCCGGGACGGCCAAATCGGACGCGAAGTCTTCGATCTCCGGCCACCGGATCGGCAGTTTTCTCGTTCGTTTGCTGACAGATATTAATCCGGATGATCCCAAGAGCCTGCTGGCCAGCCAGTACCCCGGCTTGGAAGGGGACAAAACAACGCTGCTGCGGGGCGGAACGGGCACGGACGCTTCCGTCGAACCCGAGGATGACGAATCCATCCCGGATCATGCCGGCGAAGACGGGGATGCGCCAGACGGCATGTCCGACAGCGACCGGCCCGACCACGACCCGGGCGATACCGGAACGGCCGATGGCGGAGAGGACGTTACGACGCCAAGCGATGCAACGCCTGACGATTCGTCAGTCGACGCGCCTGGCAACGACGGCGGCGGCACCGACAAGCCCGTACCGGCCGATCCGGCGAATCCGACAACGGGCGGACGAAAGGTCGTCTTTATCTATCATTCTCACCCCCGCGAATCCTGGTACCCGGAGCTTGCCAGCAAGAAAATACCGGAATCGTCGACCAAGAACATTACGCTGCTCGGCAAACGTCTTGCCAGCCAATTAAGCAAGTCGGGCATCGGAGCGCTCGATTCCGCGACGGATTACCCGACGGCGATTAAAAACTACAATTGGAACCTATCCTATAAATATTCCAAGCAATCCGTGTTATCGGCGCTCAATAGCAACAAGGATTTAACTTATCTCTTCGATATTCATCGCGATTCGAAGCGCCGCAAGGACACGACGGTGACGATAAACGGCCAAGATTACGCCAAAGTGTTCCTGATTATCGGACATGCGAATCCCTATTGGGAGAAGAACGAAGCGTTCGCCAGCGCCATCAACGATCAGCTCGACAGCAAGTATCCGGGTTTATCGCATGGCATATGGGCGAAGACGACGGCCAGCGGGAACGGCGAATATAATCAGTCGCTCTCGCCGGACAGCGTACTGATCGAGGTCGGCGGCGTCGACAATACGCTGGCGGAATCCTACCGAACGATCGACGTGCTTGCGAAGGTGATTTCGAATCTCTACTGGAAAGACGAGAAAGTATCGGCCCCGCAAACGGAAACGAAATAA
- the gpr gene encoding GPR endopeptidase — protein MSDLDLQEFNVGIDLALEAKELAESAGNGPIPGVMSEVSEDDGIKITRLDVTTEEGSRIMGKMIGHYVTFEVPELRKQDTGLQDRVATKLAQEFADFLDRIGIGKTANVLIVGLGNWNVTPDALGPIVVENALVTRHFFELMPNEVAPGYRNVSAVAPGVLGITGIESSDIVQGIVDRSKPDLIIAIDALASKALERVNTTIQIADTGIHPGSGIGNKRRGLTQEILGVPVVAIGVPTVLYASTIVSNSIDLLREHLKKHAGNSSQSDGFMGLLDSIDENERLQLVREALGPLGHDLLVTPKEIDQFIEDIANIVASGLNAALHEAVDKSNVAAYTH, from the coding sequence ATGAGTGACCTTGATTTGCAGGAATTTAACGTGGGCATTGACTTGGCGCTGGAAGCGAAAGAACTGGCGGAATCCGCGGGAAACGGGCCGATCCCCGGCGTTATGTCCGAGGTATCGGAAGATGACGGCATCAAGATTACCCGTCTGGATGTGACGACCGAAGAAGGGTCGCGCATCATGGGGAAAATGATTGGCCATTATGTGACTTTCGAGGTGCCCGAGCTGCGCAAACAGGATACGGGCCTGCAAGACCGCGTCGCCACGAAGCTGGCGCAGGAATTCGCCGACTTCCTGGACCGGATCGGAATCGGCAAAACCGCCAACGTCTTGATCGTCGGCCTCGGCAACTGGAACGTGACGCCGGATGCGCTTGGGCCGATCGTCGTGGAGAACGCGCTGGTGACGCGGCATTTCTTCGAGCTGATGCCCAACGAAGTGGCACCGGGCTACCGGAACGTGAGCGCGGTTGCGCCGGGCGTACTGGGCATTACCGGCATCGAATCGAGCGATATCGTGCAAGGCATCGTCGACAGGTCGAAGCCCGATCTCATCATCGCCATCGACGCGCTCGCATCGAAAGCGCTGGAGCGGGTCAATACGACGATCCAAATAGCCGATACCGGCATACATCCCGGATCGGGCATCGGCAATAAACGGCGCGGGCTGACCCAAGAGATCCTTGGCGTGCCCGTCGTTGCGATCGGCGTCCCGACGGTGCTCTACGCGTCCACGATCGTGAGCAACAGCATCGATCTGCTGCGGGAGCATCTGAAGAAACACGCGGGAAATTCCAGCCAGTCGGATGGCTTCATGGGCCTGCTGGATTCCATCGACGAGAACGAACGTCTGCAGCTCGTCCGCGAGGCGCTAGGGCCGTTAGGCCATGACCTGCTCGTGACGCCGAAGGAAATCGATCAATTTATCGAAGATATCGCGAATATCGTCGCTAGCGGATTGAACGCCGCGCTTCACGAAGCGGTCGATAAGAGCAATGTAGCCGCCTATACGCACTGA
- the rpsT gene encoding 30S ribosomal protein S20 gives MPNIKSAVKRVKTIEKRRALNASQKSALRTAVKAADQAVVATDVEAAKAALNTATKKLDKAVTKGLIHKNAAARKKSRLAKKLNALSAQA, from the coding sequence ATGCCAAACATTAAATCCGCAGTAAAACGCGTGAAAACAATCGAGAAACGCCGCGCTTTGAACGCTTCTCAGAAATCCGCGCTTCGCACGGCCGTTAAAGCTGCTGACCAAGCTGTTGTTGCTACTGATGTTGAAGCCGCTAAAGCAGCTTTGAACACTGCAACGAAAAAGCTGGATAAAGCTGTAACAAAAGGCCTGATCCATAAAAATGCTGCTGCTCGTAAAAAGTCGCGCCTGGCTAAAAAGCTGAACGCACTTAGCGCACAAGCTTAA